A stretch of Myxococcus hansupus DNA encodes these proteins:
- a CDS encoding GGDEF domain-containing response regulator yields MKAPFCGDTVNSRPFTLLVVDDSQSTLPRLARALGPEDFALRIAAHGPEVPRLAQEVSLVVLCPGEDAAGTLALLERLTPGDGALGPPVVLLTPPEHRPLWVEALRRGAEVVFDPWAPDELLSRVHRALAVHARMEALATQVGELQRLSATDGLTGVHNHRHFQERLREEFRRAQRYDDALSLILLDLDFFKEINDKYGHSAGDGVLRAVAGALTRGVRETDLVARYGGEEFALLLPRTHFTGALTVAERVRRELRALTLDVDAGLQVTASLGVSSFPHRTVLSPEQLLLTADEALYQAKRDGRDRICLHPQLPMGPSGT; encoded by the coding sequence GTGAAAGCACCATTTTGCGGGGACACTGTGAACTCCAGGCCCTTCACCCTGCTGGTAGTGGATGACTCGCAGTCGACGTTGCCACGCTTGGCCCGAGCCCTGGGCCCGGAGGACTTTGCCCTCCGAATCGCTGCCCACGGCCCGGAGGTGCCGAGACTGGCGCAGGAGGTTTCCTTGGTCGTCCTGTGTCCGGGCGAGGATGCGGCCGGCACCTTGGCGCTGCTGGAGCGGCTGACCCCGGGGGACGGTGCGTTGGGCCCACCGGTGGTGCTCCTCACGCCCCCCGAGCACCGGCCACTTTGGGTGGAGGCACTTCGGCGTGGTGCTGAGGTCGTCTTTGACCCATGGGCGCCGGATGAACTGCTCTCCCGGGTGCATCGCGCCCTGGCTGTCCATGCCCGAATGGAGGCCCTCGCCACCCAGGTGGGCGAGCTCCAGCGGCTGTCCGCCACGGACGGCCTCACCGGGGTGCACAACCACCGGCACTTCCAGGAGCGGCTGCGGGAGGAGTTCCGCCGCGCCCAGCGGTATGACGACGCCCTGTCGCTCATCCTGCTGGACTTGGATTTCTTCAAGGAAATCAACGACAAGTACGGCCACTCCGCCGGCGACGGGGTGCTGCGCGCGGTAGCGGGCGCCCTGACGCGCGGCGTGCGCGAGACGGACCTGGTGGCCCGTTATGGCGGGGAGGAGTTCGCGTTGCTGCTGCCCCGCACGCACTTCACCGGGGCCCTCACCGTGGCCGAGCGCGTCCGCCGGGAGCTGCGCGCCCTCACGTTGGACGTGGACGCGGGCCTGCAAGTCACCGCATCTCTTGGGGTTTCCAGCTTCCCCCACCGCACGGTGCTCAGCCCGGAGCAACTGCTCCTGACGGCGGACGAGGCCCTCTATCAGGCCAAACGGGACGGCAGGGACCGCATCTGCCTACATCCCCAGCTCCCCATGGGCCCGTCGGGCACCTAG
- a CDS encoding NAD(+)/NADH kinase, with translation MQTLAIVAKRDKPEAVALAAQIRERYPHLTVLADRTLAHALGWPRVEDRELVSRADLMVVLGGDGTLIYAARLLGGRGVPILGVNLGSLGFMTEVPVEELDPMLEQVLAGRFQVDSRMKLTCRLLRGGQTLIEDEVLNDVVINKGALARIADHETAIDGVPITTYKSDGVILATPTGSTAYSLSAGGPIVHPSVDCTVLSPICSHALTQRSIVVPADRTIRVTLRSETADTYLTIDGQTGHGLQGGDCIEVVRSPNRVNLVRNPKVAYFSILRQKLHWGER, from the coding sequence GTGCAGACCCTGGCAATCGTCGCGAAGAGGGACAAGCCCGAGGCGGTAGCGCTCGCGGCTCAAATCCGTGAGCGGTACCCCCACCTGACGGTGCTGGCGGACCGCACCCTGGCCCACGCATTGGGCTGGCCACGGGTGGAGGACCGGGAGCTGGTGTCCCGGGCGGACCTGATGGTGGTGCTGGGCGGTGACGGCACGCTCATCTACGCGGCCCGCCTCCTGGGCGGCCGCGGGGTGCCGATTCTCGGCGTCAACCTGGGCAGCCTGGGCTTCATGACGGAAGTCCCGGTGGAAGAGCTGGACCCCATGCTGGAGCAGGTGCTCGCGGGGCGCTTCCAGGTGGACTCCCGGATGAAGCTCACGTGCCGCCTGCTGCGGGGTGGCCAGACGCTCATCGAGGACGAGGTCCTCAACGACGTGGTCATCAACAAGGGTGCGCTGGCGCGCATCGCCGACCACGAGACGGCCATCGACGGGGTGCCCATCACCACCTACAAGTCGGACGGCGTCATCCTGGCGACGCCCACGGGCTCCACGGCGTATTCGCTGTCCGCGGGAGGGCCCATCGTCCATCCGTCGGTGGACTGCACGGTGCTGTCGCCCATCTGTTCGCACGCGCTCACGCAGCGCTCCATCGTCGTGCCGGCGGACCGGACCATCCGGGTGACGCTGCGCAGTGAGACGGCGGACACGTACCTCACCATCGACGGGCAGACGGGCCACGGCCTGCAGGGCGGGGACTGCATCGAGGTGGTGCGCTCGCCCAACCGGGTGAACCTGGTGCGCAACCCGAAGGTGGCCTACTTCTCCATCCTCCGGCAGAAGCTCCACTGGGGCGAGCGTTAG
- a CDS encoding class I SAM-dependent methyltransferase: MSTLLEQALLRYDGLPVGERFHVHARAFSAPLLAMASRTPSGLVADIGCGHGLLSALLALGDPSRTVHGVDPDPRKVAWARRALAGQPNVRIEEGTVEETLARGAAARFDAVVVCDVLYLLPEEKWAGFLSTVRGLLKPGGRLLLKEVEGDGSWKHRKALAQEWVMVSLLGRTKASGGMALKPRAEMTRYLEDAGFAVREVADLGQGYTTPHVLYVAETSVP; this comes from the coding sequence ATGAGCACACTCCTCGAACAGGCCCTCCTTCGTTACGACGGGCTTCCCGTCGGCGAGCGGTTTCACGTTCACGCGCGCGCCTTCTCCGCGCCCTTGTTGGCCATGGCCTCGCGGACTCCCAGCGGCTTGGTGGCGGACATTGGCTGTGGGCACGGGCTCTTGTCCGCGCTGCTGGCGTTGGGCGACCCGAGTCGCACCGTGCACGGCGTGGACCCGGACCCGCGCAAGGTGGCCTGGGCCCGGCGGGCGCTCGCGGGGCAGCCCAACGTGCGCATCGAGGAAGGCACGGTGGAGGAGACGCTGGCGCGCGGGGCCGCTGCTCGCTTCGACGCCGTGGTGGTGTGTGACGTGCTGTACCTCCTGCCCGAGGAGAAGTGGGCGGGGTTCCTCTCCACCGTGCGGGGCCTGCTGAAGCCCGGCGGGCGGCTCTTGCTCAAGGAGGTGGAAGGGGACGGCTCCTGGAAGCACCGTAAGGCGCTGGCGCAGGAGTGGGTGATGGTGTCGCTGCTGGGGCGCACGAAGGCCAGCGGCGGCATGGCGCTCAAGCCGCGAGCGGAGATGACGCGCTACCTGGAGGACGCGGGCTTCGCCGTGCGCGAGGTGGCGGACCTGGGCCAGGGCTACACCACGCCCCATGTCCTCTACGTGGCGGAGACCAGCGTGCCGTAG
- a CDS encoding YdcF family protein, translating into MFLFLSKVLDLLLAPLSWALLLWLVAGVVRRRRARLARGLSVLGTLVLYAFSSEPVAMGLMRATEAGAVTSLQPRVTYDAVIVLGGGLDPAATERAGVPEYNAAAERVLRGFELLREGKARQVLISGGSLDPRPEAVVEAEVLARQLQQWGIPADRIVQEGRSRNTRENALESARIVQERGWKSLLLVTSAAHMPRAAGCFAAVGLRPDTLPVDVRASNSPLRRMSWLPRAGALSVSTDALRELAGRVVYRLRGWTVE; encoded by the coding sequence GTGTTCCTCTTCCTGTCGAAGGTGCTGGACCTGCTGCTGGCGCCGCTGAGCTGGGCGCTGCTGCTGTGGCTCGTGGCCGGGGTGGTTCGCCGGCGTCGCGCGCGGCTGGCGCGGGGGCTGAGCGTGCTGGGCACGCTGGTGCTGTACGCGTTCTCCAGCGAGCCGGTGGCCATGGGGTTGATGCGGGCGACGGAGGCGGGCGCGGTGACGTCGCTCCAGCCCCGCGTCACGTATGACGCCGTCATCGTCCTGGGCGGAGGGTTGGACCCGGCCGCCACGGAGCGCGCGGGCGTGCCGGAGTACAACGCGGCGGCGGAGCGGGTGCTGCGAGGCTTCGAGCTGCTGCGCGAGGGCAAGGCGCGGCAGGTGCTCATCTCCGGCGGTTCGTTGGACCCTCGGCCCGAGGCCGTGGTGGAAGCGGAGGTCCTGGCGCGGCAGCTCCAGCAGTGGGGGATTCCGGCCGACCGCATCGTCCAGGAGGGGCGCAGCCGGAATACGCGGGAGAACGCGCTGGAGTCCGCACGCATCGTCCAGGAGCGCGGCTGGAAGTCGCTGCTGCTGGTGACGAGCGCCGCGCACATGCCGCGCGCGGCGGGCTGCTTCGCGGCGGTGGGCTTGCGGCCGGACACGTTGCCCGTGGACGTGCGGGCGTCCAACTCGCCACTGCGGCGCATGAGCTGGTTGCCCCGGGCTGGCGCGTTGAGCGTGAGCACGGACGCGCTGCGCGAGCTGGCGGGGCGCGTCGTTTATCGTCTTCGCGGCTGGACGGTGGAGTAG
- a CDS encoding ChbG/HpnK family deacetylase, which produces MARKITRLVVNADDLGLHASLDAGILRAHRDGIVTSATLLATGPTAPEAAARAREAGLAVGLHLALSTRLPPAAPVREVPTVAPGGRMRGSWADFARAWLTGQVRRDELARELEAQLDRARALGVAVDHLDGHQHLHLLPGVRPLVEAMAARERLPLRWPDALPRPGWLRTPGPALKATVLTVLARTAPRAGLGVRRVSAGGVFEAGRLDEAALLAVVDALPAGDFELGCHPGEGAPHVPEDPVWTYGWQAELEALTSARVKARLHARGVQLHSYGTLVSAT; this is translated from the coding sequence ATGGCGCGCAAGATCACACGGCTGGTGGTGAACGCGGACGACCTGGGGCTCCATGCCTCCCTGGACGCGGGCATCCTGCGCGCACATCGCGACGGCATCGTCACCAGCGCGACGCTGCTGGCCACGGGGCCGACGGCGCCCGAGGCGGCGGCGCGTGCGAGGGAGGCCGGGCTCGCGGTGGGCTTGCACCTCGCACTCTCCACGCGGCTTCCTCCGGCTGCGCCCGTGCGGGAAGTTCCGACGGTGGCCCCGGGCGGGCGGATGCGTGGGAGCTGGGCGGACTTCGCCCGAGCGTGGCTGACGGGACAGGTGCGCCGTGATGAGCTGGCGCGTGAGCTGGAGGCGCAGCTCGACCGGGCGCGGGCGCTGGGTGTGGCGGTGGACCACCTGGATGGGCATCAGCACCTGCACCTGCTGCCGGGCGTGCGCCCGTTGGTGGAGGCGATGGCCGCGCGGGAACGGCTTCCCCTACGCTGGCCGGATGCCCTCCCCCGCCCCGGTTGGCTGCGGACGCCGGGGCCCGCGTTGAAGGCGACGGTGCTGACGGTGCTCGCGCGCACGGCGCCCCGGGCGGGCTTGGGGGTCCGACGCGTGAGCGCGGGTGGCGTCTTCGAGGCGGGGCGCTTGGATGAAGCCGCGCTGCTCGCTGTGGTGGACGCGCTGCCGGCGGGCGACTTCGAGCTGGGGTGTCATCCAGGCGAAGGCGCGCCGCATGTTCCGGAGGACCCTGTCTGGACCTACGGGTGGCAGGCGGAGTTGGAAGCGCTGACCAGCGCCCGCGTGAAGGCGCGGCTGCACGCGCGCGGTGTCCAGCTCCACAGCTACGGCACGCTGGTCTCCGCCACGTAG
- a CDS encoding sigma-54-dependent transcriptional regulator, which translates to MNQVKRAKVLVVDDDSVVLKAVTQILQREGHPVVAIDDAVEGLTAAKDPTIDVVVLDIKMPNLSGMDLLRGIKADRPDVEVIMMTAFATVETAVEAVKAGAYDYLTKPFENIDEVSLTVAKAAERKALKDRARALEEALTVRSQFEDLIGQSTQMRSVFKLVETVSHSTATVLIQGESGTGKELVARAIHYRSARKDKPFVAVNCSALTETLLESELFGHVKGSFTGATGNKKGLFEAADGGTIFLDEIGDVPPATQVRLLRVLQEGEVKRVGANEPVKVDVRVIAATHVDLSRAKEQGKFREDLFYRLNVITIDLPPLRDRPEDVPLLAHHFLKLYASKADKKVTGISPRAMEALTCNRWTGNVRELENVIERAVVLTGNEVIDVEDLPPGFQSAPQPDSTVEVFSLAHLPYAQAKRLAMRAFERRYLSALLEKNNQNVSSAARAAGVDRSNFRRLLKQYEVAGRSMKPRVAQADDAEALEAAS; encoded by the coding sequence GTGAACCAAGTCAAGCGCGCCAAAGTCCTCGTCGTGGATGACGACTCCGTCGTCCTCAAGGCCGTGACGCAGATTCTCCAGCGCGAGGGCCACCCGGTGGTGGCCATTGACGACGCGGTGGAGGGCCTGACGGCGGCGAAGGACCCCACCATCGACGTGGTCGTCCTGGACATCAAGATGCCGAACCTGTCCGGCATGGACCTGCTGCGCGGCATCAAGGCCGACCGCCCGGACGTGGAGGTCATCATGATGACGGCCTTCGCCACCGTGGAGACGGCGGTGGAGGCGGTGAAGGCGGGCGCGTACGACTACCTCACCAAGCCCTTCGAGAACATCGACGAGGTCAGCCTCACGGTGGCCAAGGCGGCCGAGCGCAAGGCACTCAAGGACCGCGCCCGCGCGCTGGAGGAGGCCCTCACGGTCCGCAGCCAGTTCGAGGACCTCATCGGCCAGTCCACGCAGATGCGCTCCGTCTTCAAGCTGGTGGAGACGGTGAGCCACTCCACGGCCACCGTGCTCATCCAGGGTGAGAGCGGCACCGGCAAGGAGCTGGTGGCCCGCGCCATCCACTACCGCAGTGCGCGCAAGGACAAGCCCTTCGTGGCCGTCAACTGCTCGGCGCTGACGGAGACGCTGCTGGAGAGCGAGCTCTTTGGCCACGTGAAGGGCAGCTTCACCGGCGCCACCGGCAACAAGAAGGGCCTCTTCGAGGCGGCCGACGGCGGCACCATCTTCCTGGATGAAATTGGCGATGTGCCCCCGGCCACCCAGGTCCGCCTGCTGCGCGTGCTGCAGGAGGGCGAGGTCAAGCGCGTGGGCGCCAACGAGCCGGTGAAGGTGGACGTGCGCGTCATCGCCGCCACCCACGTGGACCTGTCCCGCGCCAAGGAGCAGGGCAAGTTCCGCGAGGACCTCTTCTACCGCCTCAACGTCATCACCATCGACCTGCCGCCGCTGCGCGACCGGCCCGAGGACGTGCCGCTGCTGGCGCACCACTTCCTGAAGCTCTACGCGTCCAAGGCCGACAAGAAGGTGACGGGCATCTCCCCGCGCGCCATGGAGGCCCTCACCTGCAACCGGTGGACGGGCAACGTGCGTGAGCTGGAGAACGTCATCGAGCGCGCGGTGGTGCTCACGGGCAATGAAGTCATCGACGTGGAGGACCTGCCGCCGGGCTTCCAGTCCGCGCCGCAGCCGGACTCCACCGTCGAAGTGTTCAGCCTGGCGCATCTGCCCTACGCCCAGGCCAAGCGCCTGGCGATGCGCGCCTTCGAGCGCCGCTACCTGTCCGCCCTGCTGGAGAAGAACAACCAGAACGTCTCCAGCGCGGCGCGCGCGGCGGGCGTGGACCGCTCCAACTTCCGCCGGCTGCTCAAGCAGTACGAGGTGGCCGGCCGGTCGATGAAGCCCCGCGTGGCCCAGGCGGACGACGCCGAGGCGCTCGAGGCGGCCTCCTGA
- a CDS encoding ATP-binding protein, protein MGSQAAHVHGQQAVSPRGRLLLVDDEENILKSIRRVLRRGDWDIETATDAEQGLQAVEAFHPEVVISDFRMPGMNGVDFLTRVKQQAPRAQRIMLTGQADQQAIEEAINRSEIFRFISKPWNDSHLVLTVKSAFEQYALQAENERLYTVTQAQNAELKLLNADLEERVAQRTRMLSQAKREWELSFDCMETPLCVVRARDFAVRRANLAYADVAGRSIEEIPSDTTCFRYLFGRNEPCTGCPLPAAVESGKGARGEVRQGGRTFVVAAYPMAGDERVVCTYRDVTEEQSMTRRLIETEKMAAVGQLAGGVAHEINNPLGGILAFAQLMSRDAGRSDADLESLGLIEESALRCKRIVESLLKFSRHSRVEDRRPFDLSKCVEDAAVLFRAQLKSMPTVELSLGLTDGLPKVYGDPGQLAQVVLNLLQNGLQSLPTLEGKLTLVTGREGDRCYFAVTDTGTGIEEKHLPRIFEPSFTTKAPGEGTGLGLSIAYRIVQDHGGSFHVDTTVGQGSRFTVFLPIPLQLERLP, encoded by the coding sequence ATGGGTTCTCAAGCCGCACATGTCCACGGTCAACAGGCCGTTTCGCCGCGCGGGCGGCTGCTCCTGGTGGATGACGAGGAGAACATCCTCAAGTCCATCCGCCGGGTGCTCCGCCGCGGGGACTGGGACATCGAGACGGCGACGGACGCCGAGCAGGGCCTGCAGGCGGTGGAGGCGTTCCACCCCGAGGTCGTCATCTCCGATTTCCGCATGCCGGGGATGAATGGCGTCGACTTCCTTACCCGGGTGAAGCAGCAGGCGCCGCGGGCCCAGCGCATCATGCTGACGGGGCAGGCGGACCAGCAGGCCATCGAAGAGGCCATCAACCGGTCCGAAATCTTCCGGTTCATCTCCAAGCCCTGGAACGACAGCCACCTGGTGCTGACGGTGAAGAGCGCGTTCGAGCAGTACGCGCTCCAGGCGGAGAACGAGCGGCTCTACACGGTGACGCAGGCGCAGAACGCGGAGCTGAAGCTGCTCAACGCGGACCTGGAGGAGCGCGTCGCCCAGCGCACGCGCATGCTGAGCCAGGCCAAGCGCGAGTGGGAGCTGTCCTTCGACTGCATGGAGACGCCGCTGTGCGTGGTGCGCGCGCGCGACTTCGCGGTGCGGCGGGCGAACCTCGCGTACGCGGACGTGGCCGGGCGCTCCATCGAGGAGATTCCCTCCGACACCACGTGCTTCCGCTACCTCTTCGGCCGCAACGAGCCGTGCACGGGCTGTCCGCTGCCGGCGGCGGTGGAGAGCGGCAAGGGCGCTCGCGGCGAGGTCCGCCAGGGAGGCCGCACCTTCGTGGTGGCCGCCTACCCCATGGCGGGGGACGAGCGCGTCGTCTGCACCTACCGGGACGTCACCGAGGAGCAGTCGATGACCCGCCGTCTCATCGAGACGGAGAAGATGGCCGCGGTGGGCCAGCTCGCTGGCGGCGTGGCGCACGAAATCAACAACCCGCTGGGCGGCATCCTCGCCTTCGCGCAGTTGATGTCGCGCGACGCGGGCCGCAGTGACGCGGACCTGGAGTCGCTGGGCCTCATCGAGGAGAGCGCGCTGCGCTGCAAGCGCATCGTGGAGAGCCTCCTGAAGTTCAGCCGCCACAGCCGCGTGGAGGACCGGCGGCCCTTCGACCTGTCCAAGTGCGTGGAGGACGCCGCGGTGCTCTTCCGCGCGCAGCTCAAGTCCATGCCCACGGTGGAGCTGTCGCTGGGCCTCACGGACGGTCTGCCGAAGGTGTACGGCGACCCCGGTCAGCTCGCGCAGGTGGTGCTCAACCTGCTCCAGAATGGTCTCCAGTCGCTGCCCACGCTCGAGGGCAAGCTGACGCTGGTGACGGGTCGCGAGGGCGACCGCTGCTACTTCGCGGTGACGGACACCGGCACGGGGATCGAGGAGAAGCACCTGCCTCGCATCTTCGAGCCGTCGTTCACCACCAAGGCCCCGGGTGAAGGCACCGGCCTGGGGCTCTCCATTGCCTACCGCATCGTCCAGGACCACGGGGGCAGCTTCCACGTGGACACCACGGTCGGCCAAGGCTCCCGCTTCACCGTTTTTCTGCCCATCCCCCTGCAGCTCGAGAGGTTGCCGTGA
- a CDS encoding glycosyltransferase family 2 protein, with amino-acid sequence MAQYPSISLFFPAWNEEDYVERAVSRALEVLPALTDDFEIIVVNDASTDRTREVCEALAQKVPQLRVIHHPVNLKLGGAMRTGLAASTKDIVVYSDVDLPWDMRELERALHLMTYLEADMICAFRFDRTSEGPKRIVYSYVYNLLIRSLFDIQIKDVNFSFKVMHRRVLEAMELHSQGSFIDAELVVKAIRQGFRVFQMGVDYFPRTRGVSTLASPSVIVKMVRELMSLYPKLRSPEPPVHPVRLPPSVQQLHAVPPGRTARG; translated from the coding sequence GTGGCCCAATACCCCAGCATCAGCCTGTTCTTCCCCGCGTGGAATGAAGAGGACTACGTCGAGCGCGCAGTGAGCCGGGCCCTGGAGGTCCTGCCGGCCCTCACGGACGACTTCGAAATCATCGTCGTCAACGACGCATCCACGGACCGCACCCGAGAGGTCTGCGAGGCGCTGGCCCAGAAGGTCCCCCAACTGAGAGTCATCCACCACCCGGTGAACCTGAAGCTGGGCGGCGCGATGCGCACGGGGCTGGCGGCGTCGACGAAGGACATCGTCGTGTATTCGGATGTGGACCTGCCCTGGGACATGCGGGAGCTGGAGCGCGCGCTGCACCTGATGACGTACCTGGAGGCGGACATGATTTGCGCCTTCCGGTTCGACCGCACCAGCGAGGGCCCCAAGCGCATCGTCTACTCGTACGTCTACAACCTGCTCATCCGGTCGCTGTTCGACATCCAGATCAAGGACGTCAACTTCAGCTTCAAGGTGATGCACCGCCGCGTGCTGGAGGCCATGGAACTGCACAGCCAGGGCTCGTTCATCGACGCGGAGCTCGTGGTGAAGGCCATCCGGCAGGGCTTCCGCGTGTTCCAGATGGGCGTGGACTACTTCCCGCGCACGCGCGGCGTGTCCACGCTGGCCTCGCCGTCCGTCATCGTGAAGATGGTGCGGGAGCTGATGTCGCTCTACCCGAAGCTGCGCTCGCCGGAGCCGCCGGTGCATCCCGTGCGACTGCCGCCTTCCGTGCAGCAGCTCCACGCGGTGCCTCCGGGCCGCACGGCGCGAGGTTGA
- a CDS encoding bifunctional metallophosphatase/5'-nucleotidase translates to MKKKTALARREALLALAAVLASGCATTSPATPPAPPAGSVRLTLLHLADVYQVQAVDDGQRGGMARAATLRKQVLRDSPHVLTLMGGDTLSPSVESLVEVDGQQLKGRHMVAAWNALGLDYAVLGNHEFDFGDDVLRERIRESRFTWLGANVEDTKAGGLFTGVKPYAVRELGGIKLGLFGVVLPETKTTTKAGKDTHFGDVCEAARGAVAKLREDGAQVIVALTHQTADQDRALTRCVKVDVVLGGHDHEALEDHTTGTPIFKVAADAVDLGRLTMDVDSATATVRQVVWQTLPVTRQLPEDAEFNAAMQPYAALFSKLSERVGRTPVALDARAAEVRTRETNLGSFVADAFRAAAGADVALVNGGALRADAVLPAGGVTRRDLHSILPYADELVVLEVKGDTLRAALENGVSLSREDSRPGRFPQVSGMEFTFDADKPAGQRVLGVTVGGKPLDAAATYRLATLSFLASGKDGYDMLKNQPTTPAMVNGHSPLDVLAEAFRTGTPSPHAQAAGRISRRGSGALAPDARQPPAPLK, encoded by the coding sequence ATGAAGAAGAAGACAGCGCTGGCCCGACGTGAGGCCCTCCTGGCGTTGGCCGCGGTCCTGGCCAGCGGCTGCGCCACGACCTCACCGGCCACTCCCCCCGCCCCGCCGGCCGGCTCGGTGCGCCTGACGCTGCTGCATCTCGCGGACGTCTACCAGGTGCAAGCGGTCGACGACGGTCAGCGGGGTGGCATGGCGCGCGCCGCGACCCTGCGCAAGCAGGTGCTGCGGGATTCACCCCATGTGCTGACGTTGATGGGGGGTGACACGCTGTCTCCGTCCGTGGAGTCGCTGGTGGAGGTGGATGGCCAGCAGCTCAAGGGCCGCCACATGGTGGCCGCCTGGAACGCGCTGGGGCTGGACTACGCGGTGCTGGGCAACCACGAGTTCGACTTTGGCGACGACGTGCTGCGCGAGCGCATCCGCGAGTCCCGCTTCACCTGGCTGGGCGCCAACGTGGAGGACACCAAGGCCGGAGGGCTCTTCACGGGCGTGAAGCCGTACGCGGTGCGGGAGCTGGGCGGCATCAAGCTGGGCCTGTTCGGCGTGGTGCTCCCCGAGACGAAGACGACCACCAAGGCGGGCAAGGACACCCACTTCGGGGACGTGTGCGAGGCGGCCCGGGGCGCGGTGGCGAAGCTGCGCGAGGACGGCGCCCAGGTCATCGTGGCGCTCACGCACCAGACGGCGGACCAGGACCGGGCCCTCACCCGCTGCGTGAAGGTGGACGTGGTGCTGGGTGGGCATGACCACGAGGCGCTGGAGGACCACACCACGGGCACGCCCATCTTCAAGGTGGCCGCGGACGCGGTGGACCTGGGCCGGCTCACGATGGACGTGGACTCGGCGACGGCCACGGTGCGGCAGGTGGTGTGGCAGACGCTTCCGGTGACGCGGCAGTTGCCGGAGGACGCGGAGTTCAACGCGGCGATGCAGCCGTACGCGGCGCTGTTCAGCAAGCTGTCCGAGCGCGTGGGCCGCACGCCCGTGGCGCTGGATGCGCGGGCCGCCGAGGTGCGCACGCGCGAGACGAACCTGGGCTCGTTCGTCGCGGACGCCTTCCGGGCGGCGGCGGGCGCGGACGTGGCGCTGGTCAACGGCGGGGCCCTGCGCGCGGACGCGGTGCTGCCCGCAGGCGGCGTGACTCGGCGGGATTTGCACTCCATCCTTCCGTACGCGGACGAGCTGGTGGTGCTGGAGGTGAAGGGCGACACGCTGCGCGCGGCGCTGGAGAACGGCGTCAGCTTGAGCCGCGAGGACTCGCGCCCGGGCCGCTTCCCCCAGGTGTCCGGGATGGAGTTCACCTTCGATGCGGACAAGCCCGCAGGCCAGCGGGTGCTGGGCGTGACGGTGGGCGGCAAGCCGCTGGACGCGGCGGCGACGTACCGGCTGGCGACGTTGAGCTTCCTCGCCAGCGGGAAGGACGGCTACGACATGCTGAAGAACCAGCCGACCACGCCCGCGATGGTGAACGGGCACTCGCCGCTGGATGTCCTGGCGGAGGCGTTCCGGACGGGCACGCCGTCACCACACGCCCAGGCGGCGGGGCGCATCTCCCGGCGCGGAAGTGGCGCGCTGGCGCCCGATGCGCGGCAGCCTCCCGCTCCGCTCAAGTAG